A single Salmo salar chromosome ssa19, Ssal_v3.1, whole genome shotgun sequence DNA region contains:
- the tcf24 gene encoding transcription factor 24 isoform X3, with protein MDSGNGPVTVMDESPTSSPSSSPDMLTTDSRRPEALQLSRVVQAGGLCGRGRPAATNAARERSRVQTLRSAFLELQRTLPSVPPDTKLSKLDVLILATTYIAHLTQTLQEEGMDEGDSTRQTEALRSLKGDGYLHPVKKWPMRSRLYVGASGQFLNNSKQTENRGASSSTSQT; from the exons ATGGATAGTGGAAATGGCCCAGTGACAGTTATGGATGAGAGTCCCACATCCAGCCCCAGCTCCAGTCCTGACATGCTGACCACCGACAGTCGGCGTCCGGAGGCCCTGCAGCTCTCCAGGGTGGTCCAGGCCGGTGGGCTCTGTGGCAGAGGACGGCCGGCAGCAACCAACGCAGCGCGGGAGAGGAGTCGAGTGCAGACCCTGAGAAGCGCGTTCCTGGAGCTACAGAGGACTCTGCCGTCGGTGCCACCGGACACCAAACTGTCCAAGCTCGACGTGTTGATTTTGGCCACCACGTACATTGCCCATCTGACTCAGACCTTGCAAGAGGAAGGGATGGATGAGGGAGACAGCACTAGACAAACAGAGGCCTTACGCTCGCTGAAAGGTGATGGTTACCTGCACCCTGTGAAA AAGTGGCCGATGCGATCCCGGTTATACGTCGGCGCCAGCGGTCAGTTTCTGAACAATTCAAAACAGACAGAAAATCGAGGTGCATCATCATCAACCTCACAGACATAA
- the tcf24 gene encoding transcription factor 21 isoform X2 gives MVGRQTIRMDSGNGPVTVMDESPTSSPSSSPDMLTTDSRRPEALQLSRVVQAGGLCGRGRPAATNAARERSRVQTLRSAFLELQRTLPSVPPDTKLSKLDVLILATTYIAHLTQTLQEEGMDEGDSTRQTEALRSLKEVADAIPVIRRRQRSVSEQFKTDRKSRCIIINLTDINLSIA, from the exons ATGGTTGGAAGACAGACGATCCGCATGGATAGTGGAAATGGCCCAGTGACAGTTATGGATGAGAGTCCCACATCCAGCCCCAGCTCCAGTCCTGACATGCTGACCACCGACAGTCGGCGTCCGGAGGCCCTGCAGCTCTCCAGGGTGGTCCAGGCCGGTGGGCTCTGTGGCAGAGGACGGCCGGCAGCAACCAACGCAGCGCGGGAGAGGAGTCGAGTGCAGACCCTGAGAAGCGCGTTCCTGGAGCTACAGAGGACTCTGCCGTCGGTGCCACCGGACACCAAACTGTCCAAGCTCGACGTGTTGATTTTGGCCACCACGTACATTGCCCATCTGACTCAGACCTTGCAAGAGGAAGGGATGGATGAGGGAGACAGCACTAGACAAACAGAGGCCTTACGCTCGCTGAAAG AAGTGGCCGATGCGATCCCGGTTATACGTCGGCGCCAGCGGTCAGTTTCTGAACAATTCAAAACAGACAGAAAATCGAGGTGCATCATCATCAACCTCACAGACATAAATCTATCCATTGCATAA
- the tcf24 gene encoding transcription factor 24 isoform X1, producing MVGRQTIRMDSGNGPVTVMDESPTSSPSSSPDMLTTDSRRPEALQLSRVVQAGGLCGRGRPAATNAARERSRVQTLRSAFLELQRTLPSVPPDTKLSKLDVLILATTYIAHLTQTLQEEGMDEGDSTRQTEALRSLKGDGYLHPVKKWPMRSRLYVGASGQFLNNSKQTENRGASSSTSQT from the exons ATGGTTGGAAGACAGACGATCCGCATGGATAGTGGAAATGGCCCAGTGACAGTTATGGATGAGAGTCCCACATCCAGCCCCAGCTCCAGTCCTGACATGCTGACCACCGACAGTCGGCGTCCGGAGGCCCTGCAGCTCTCCAGGGTGGTCCAGGCCGGTGGGCTCTGTGGCAGAGGACGGCCGGCAGCAACCAACGCAGCGCGGGAGAGGAGTCGAGTGCAGACCCTGAGAAGCGCGTTCCTGGAGCTACAGAGGACTCTGCCGTCGGTGCCACCGGACACCAAACTGTCCAAGCTCGACGTGTTGATTTTGGCCACCACGTACATTGCCCATCTGACTCAGACCTTGCAAGAGGAAGGGATGGATGAGGGAGACAGCACTAGACAAACAGAGGCCTTACGCTCGCTGAAAGGTGATGGTTACCTGCACCCTGTGAAA AAGTGGCCGATGCGATCCCGGTTATACGTCGGCGCCAGCGGTCAGTTTCTGAACAATTCAAAACAGACAGAAAATCGAGGTGCATCATCATCAACCTCACAGACATAA